The Gadus chalcogrammus isolate NIFS_2021 chromosome 14, NIFS_Gcha_1.0, whole genome shotgun sequence sequence GGATCCTAATCTTGTTTTTTCAAATAATTCAGTTTCTCATGACTGCTGGACAGGGTTTGGAGAAAAACTGGTTCTAAAATGGGCGGTTTTGACCTTCAGGCAGGAAATGCCCTGTGCTTATGTAATGAGAGAATATGGTCCTGCGGGACAGCAGCAACACAAACCACTCACAGTGAAAACACACGGACAAAGACTGGTATTACGCAACCACCATAAGGAATTTATTTTATCAAAGCACCATGTTAATAAgcccacacattcacaaaacAAGCCATTGGCCTATTAATGAGATATCCTAAAGAATCGCTAAAGAAGTGCCAACATCCCAGGATCACTTAACCCCTTCACAGTGAAGACATGCTGGTCCATACTGCCCTAAAGGCGAACTATTAGGGTGTCAATATTGAAACACTAAGCGAAACTGAGACAAATGGCTTCAAAGTTTTATGACTGTCCAGCCATTTGTTTCGTAAGCAGATTAGtggaaattgtattaataaacaATGATCCAAAGAGGAATTTGATCCCTAAAAAAATAATGGAATGGGAAGTGCGGTGGAAAatcacagttgttttttttccaacaacaaaaaaatacatttactgGAATAATTTGTctcttattattttatttagatgtataggcctatgtattaAAGATAACGATAATGAGATTAAAAAGtcgatggaaaaaaaaatatattattttgatggACTATCAACCTCATCGAGTTATCCTAAGATTACTTAGGCCCACAGGGTTCCTCCTTTTCATCATCATTTTAATCTTGTACAAACATCTTCATCTCTTTGACTGATGAACAGAAAACCACGGCAGTCCGCACGCAGTATCTTCATTGTTGCAGATTCTGCATTCtgggttttgtattttttttgtagttcCAGCCATTTCTTCCAATTTTTTATCcttaaaaaatagtaaaatTGAACCAAGATAATTTGTCACTAAATCAAACATAGATAGCAAGATAATTTAGATTCATAACTACACTTTGCCCGCAATTGTAGTTACAGCGGTTGGCCTTTGTAAGGCAGTATAGTTCTAGAATGTTGGGTCCTGTTAGGGCTTCTTCAATATTAACAGATTAAGAATCCATCAGATAAGGCTTTGTATTAATAtatctaaaataaaatacagacaAGGTGGATGGAGAAATCACACGATATAGAAAATGACTGAATTAATAAATAGTCACTCAATGTACAGTAGATTatctaaaaaaacacaaatatgtggacaacattacaaatataaaaacaagTATAAAAATCATCAGTTATGGAAAATGTGTTAAAAATATACAGcgtaaataaaaaaggaaatgatTGATTTGATTCAACAGTATTATTCTATACttgaaatgtactgtaattgacGGAATCAGCTCAGTGTCGGCAGAAACTTGCCAATCCAAAGTCCCAGAGAGTGAGAATGAAAAGGTGCTAGGGGACATCACGACGCTAAAGTGCTGCTTCAAGCATAAAATCAAGTCTTATGAATCACAAAAACAGAAAGGAAATACACAAAAAAGCTTATCAGAGGTTGAAATAACACAGCTTGTCTTTAAGAAGATGAAAAATATCACACCTTTGGAGTATTACCCTGAAAAAATTCAGTTGAATCTCTTTCATATCCATaaaacagtttaaaaataataataataaaaataaatccactttaaacTTTATGAACTAGACTCAACCCAGTTCTGATAAAGTTTGTTTGAAGTACAGGCCCCAGTCCTGCACTGTTGAATGGCGGCCAAGAAGGAGCCGGCCGCCTCAGCCCCTCGTCAGACCAGACCGCCTCTTCATTTGCCTACGAGATACTTCCTGGAATACAACACAGAGGTGGCTTCTCCCGCTCGCCACCAGTAGAAATAACAGCGCCAGAGTTTGATACCTTAACTCTGTATGCGTAGAATCTCAAACTAAAGGTGACATGGAAACACTTTTAACAATCACAATGAATTTAGACCAGAAACAAAAATGACAGATGAGTAGATACACAGGAACTGAAAGCCTCCAAGGTCTCACGCCTCTAGCGTGCGAACCAACAACACCACTGCAAAATTTTTATACCACCTCTAACCACATTGACATGCACGGCGATACAAAGGCCCATGCGTCGTTGAACCACAGGTCTTGTCCCCTATTTGTCCTTTCGTCTCCAGTGAAGTGGTGAGGCCTCTGGCTTCTCTTGCTACTGTTCTCCTGGACTTGTAGCATCTGCTGCCTGGCAGAGCCGGTCAGGCTGCTACTTCCCAGGGTCGAGTCTCCCTCTTCACGCCTCTTCACCCAGCCCAGCACGTAGAAGCGCAGCATCAGGAAGAACCCTGCAGGGGTTAAGCACATGGGAATCAGGGATCAGACTGCATTCATCTCAGACGGGAGGTGCACATGGGTACTAAGTACAGCCCAGTGGTAGAAATcaaagagataaaaaaaagggaGTAAAGGGTaaacataaaacatatataGATACCTAATATGACTAGAATCATTTTAAATGCaagtccaaaaaaataaaagtgtgtcCCGCAGTCCACTGCTGCCACCTAGTGGGGGTCAGTGTCTCTCATCCTACGTCATCCATCCATTTACCTGGCTCCATGCACCTGCCGACAATCTTCATCAGCACACATCATCGTTGTATCATTGTTTATACTTAACAGTCAGTACTTCGTCCCTGGCCCTTCCATGTGTCAAGATTGTTGGTTATAGGGTTCTTACCCTAAACGGTCTTATCCCTCTGTTCATTCTGCCGACCCGCCTGTTGCTGAACCCTCACCTGTCCGACTACCCGCCTGTTTTCAAACCCTCACCTGTCCGACTACCCGCCTGTTTTCGAAACCTCACCCGTCCGACTACCTGCCTGTTGCCTAACCCTCACCTGCCGGACTACCCGCCTGTTGCTGAACCCTCACCTGTACGACAATCTGCCTGTTGCCTAACACTCACCTGTCCGACGACCCGCCTGTTTTTGAACCCTCACCTGTCCGACTACCCGCCTGCCATCAAGCCCCTCGCTCCGTTCCCCGCCTCTACTGATTTGTTGCCCTCAGTAAAACACCTTTTCAATCCCTCTCTgtgtcagtgtctctgtgttgaGTATTTGGGTCCACCTGCTCTACTTCCCCATAACAATATGCTACACTATTGAAACTACCCTGTAGTGACCACCACCAGGGAACCCACTAGAACAACCAGGTTAGCTTGCTTTAGGGAGGGGATGTCTTTACTGCTAATTTTTAGGCTGTATTGATTTGGAAGAGGAAGGGGCAATGTCAAACATTTACTCATAATCCTCATTATGGAGAAGTTAATCCTAAACCATAAACCAGACATCATTAATTATTATACCGGATACATTAACTCATGAATCATGACTTTTGCCTTAAGTGTGCAATAGGCAACAAGCTGCCCTTTGACCCTAGACTGCATTTGACGAGGTCTCAGGTGGCTGTTAGTCCTCCAACAATAGGACAATGATAATGTATCATTATGTCCAAGACTTTACATATGCtaagaaatatataaaatatttgtaCACCACCATGGTTTgcttgtttaaattaatatataaagTTATAATGTGTAAGATAACACATTATCATATTGATGACACATCCATGAAGTACTTTTAACTGTAAATACTTGCTTAATAATAAGTCATGCATGTTGTATATCCTATTTAGGCAAATCCAGTTtgacacatcaatattaaaacCAATGACgttaatatatttttaaatgaagaACTGTGTGGTCCCAATAGGATCCACACTTAAGATAGGACGGAGCACAATGACCGTAAAGGATACATGCTATACTCTGATAAGCGCTAAGGCCTGGATAGCAAGGCAATTCTTTCGAACTGATACCACCAACTGCAGGCTGAAAGTCTGTGTCAAAGCATACTGGACAACAGAAGGCAGAAACCGTCAAAGCACACTACACCACAGCAGACTGAAAGTCTGTGGCAAAGCCCACTACACAACAGAAGGCTGAAATGTTGTCAAAGCACACTACACAACGGCAGGCTGAAAACAGTGTCAAAGCACAGTACACAACTGCAGACCTTGTCTGCCAGGAGTTCATGCCAGGAGTCACTAAAAAAATAGGCTCTTCAAACAAACCAACTCAAATATCAAGAGAATGGTTTCTGAGGTTGTTTCTGGTGTAGAAATGTGGCTATCGATACTTACTAACATAGACAATCTAACAACTCTAAAACAAATGAAGAATACAGGGTCACTGAGAAAAAGACTATTGACCACCTTCAATTTGTCAGAATATGCATGAAAAGATtgctgaaatatatatattcataaggTAAAATGTtgtgaaataatatatattattttaacttAACTGATATCTTTCAATATTAAATACCTAATGCAATGATAACAATTGCCCCAACGACGTTGAGCATAATGACCatctcagagacagagagagacactgacagaTCTGCTGCTCACCTTGAAACGAGTTGAGGATGCAGGACAGGAAGAGGACGAAGGTACTGAGGGGTCCAAAGTCCAGGAAGCCCAGGCCCCAGGTGGTCCCGAAAAGACAGCTGAGCCCCCAGATGCTGAGGAAGGCCACTTTCTTGTGCCTCCACTCGTTCCGGGTGCGGATCTTCCAGTAGACCAGGAAGAGCATGAGCAGGCCTGAGGACACCAGGCCCACCAGCATGCTGATGTTGATCAGGTAGTGGGCCAGCAGGGCCTGTGGGGTGTTCCTCATCCaacacctggagggggaggtaCAAGGGTTTAGTCCAGAGGGCGCCTTGACTCTGAGACAGAAagctctgggtttgaaccccctTGTCCACCGTCTACCAGAAAGCATACTTGAGCAAGAAGCCTAACCCAACCTTCTCATTTATGAATTCACTGCGAGTGAGACTTCATATCGAACAATCTGCTAGGAATAAATAGGGTATCAAAGTAGGAACAGTGATTTCATTCGATGATGGGATATAGTGATGCAACTGGTGATATTTTGATTGGGCTGCTTGGGGTTTGTAATCTATACGTTGTTGGTTTTTCCCGATTTTTATGTTCATGTTGTGTTATTTAGCCCCACTGTATGCTTTCCCATTTGGCCTGGAGTGAATTAGACAACGGCCAGTATCTTCTGTCCCTGGCTGCCGGTCCTGACTCCCGGTCCCAACTGCCGACCACAGACTTACAGAGAGTACTGGAAACAACACAGGGGCCTCTGTGCTTCAGTTAAACATCTCCCACCTATGATATAAGGACAGTTGCATTGCGGGGAGGGGGTGGAACTGTGTTTTAAAGCCTCAGTGAAACTGTTGTTGGACACTCTGCTATAGAGGAGACTGTTGGATGCATACATTTAAAAGGTTATTttctacaaaaagaaaataacccGCTTCTTCTAAGTCTCCTCTGTCCCAGACGCAATATCTCATAAAGGAATTGCCAGGACAGGTCGCAGGATAATGTCTTGTTTTTCCTGCTTTTGCAATGAAACCTGGGTGGTGTTTATCTCGACTTTTGAGTCTACAtgcacaaacccccacacacacacacacagacacacacacacacacacacacacacacacacacacacacacacacacacacacacacacacacacacacacacacacacacacacacacacacacacacacgtacttacaTCAAGTAGGGGTTGGAGGGATCATCGCTGGGCACCACCTCCATTATACCGTAAATGTTTCCTATGGCTACAAGGATGAGGACTGGAAGAGCTGGTAGAGCTGAGAAACACGTTGAAACACTGTTACAGTTTGTACTCAGATACTTATTTAACCTCTATCGAAATACATCTCCTAAAAATGAGCTACGAGGTAGCCATGTTACCATCTACTTCAGAAAATATTCAGAAAGAGAACTATGTTTAAAAGAAAATGGGTACATTTCCACACTTGACCTTTTCTACTCACTGCAGCATAACGTGCAAAGCTGCAACTCAATGGAAACGTTACTACAGACAAACATGTGACTCACCAAAGCCTATCAGGTACCAGAAGTAGGCCGTGGGGGAGGGGCTAAACACCATGTAGACCATCCAGAAGGTGTAGAACACCTCTATGGCCATCCAGGTGAAGGAGCTGAGCAGGGCATAGTGGAGCCCCGGCCCCACCCAGCGgcagagcccctcccctcccacgtTGGCCAGAGTCCCCGTGAAGAAGAAGAGCAGGTTGAGGAGGAAGAGCGACACGGCTAAACCCAGGTGGACCGGGGAAGACTGCTCCTTCGCTCTcctggagagacggagggagggaaatggagagggagagggagagggagagagagagagagagaggagaggggagagggagagggagagagggagggagagagagtgagagagagagagagagagagagagagagagagagagagagagagagagagagggagagagagagagatgcagagtcagagacagagaagtAAAGGGACAGAGATAGCAACAGACAaaggggagcgggagagagagatagacaacagagagagagcataacATAATTGTATTAGGTAAACAGATTGTTTTGGCATTGATCATATTAATGACATTATATAATTCAAAAATCTCTGCATTATGAAGAATTATTATAACATTAATCTTATAATTAGTCTGAATTGATATCAACACAAATTAGGGCTCTACTGTTGGACCTAAAAATAGACATGTAGGAACCAGAGAAATAGTTCATGAGCACGTGTGCAAGTAAAGAAAAACACCAACTGTAGAATTCCACCTTTCATTAatacacatccaataccacggaatgcccagctggcgcaatttcgcaaccaaaaacagtggcTACTGCCGATATATTACTCGTAGATTACTGtcagatttaaacagcaaagatagagacatgttagaagtcaacaaaaCATAGTTCATTGCAGCAATTTCAAATTCCAATAATACACGTGCAGCCGAAATGTaatattctagactagagagtATGTGCCAATCAATGGAACCTTacgcggaatcagataaagtcggcgctttgctgcgcaaagtgtgtttcagaaatcagcacattaagataaatgtagttgtcacacaagctattttggatttttgtaatatggaattatttcagggggggaaatgccgtggaAAAATGTATGCACATTGCTTttaggattaggactgatatatatgtcggcctaggcctaatcaattgtgatttaatatctttattttttttatcattcatattattgcactcTATtgttttcgtaggctactctgcagttggccttgatggggagatattttaaccctttttaaccccattttcctgcgacattcctgcgtctccccctgcgtcatagcctgtttcagcaccgtgtcagtggacatgtacaatcctacgaacgtcgtgagtgcagcgaataagcgatcatgttaagaggagtttcgggaaacgctccaaagaaatttggttcgcaagatccatcgtgagaatgatcgtacgagcgaagatccatcgttatcgggacaCTGGGCCCAGGACACTGGGAGAGATTTTTAAtcacaatgatgattattatttttcaactaaccaatagtagttgcttgcattttaaaatgtcaatgcacttttcagccctgaataacagtaaaaagtatttaataattgatttgcatgcatagtatactacactttccatgaACTATTACCCCTGTTACTataaattgactaattttataatgtaatcaaatgctcacgcacacatgtgtgaacaacatatcctgacatttataccctgaaaatctcctgaataatactacccctgaggtagtattttttctgtaagaaatgtaaatgaccttatatgtgaatgaggagtagaaatgACGGTTCTGCATGTCATTAAGTGGCCCCCTacatgataatcagcctgttgccttttgttcgctgaatggttaaaaactattaaaatgTTATTACTGCTTTTAAGAGACATTagtggtgaacgaatgttatacgttgaAAAAATTATAGGAAAATTCTATTTCTAATATCATCCAACCCTAATGATGAGTCACTCACCAAACACAAACCTCAAACACTAACCACAGACACCTTGGCACCCCACCCATGGGTTTCTCTTCATTCGGCCTTTTCATGTGGTATTTAAActtgctcctgtgtgtgtgtgtgtgtgtgtgtgtgtgtgtgtgtgtgtgtgtgtgtgtgtgtgtgtgtgtgtgtgtgtgtgtgtgtgtgtgtgtgtgtgtgtgtgtgcgtgcgcgtgcgtgtgtgtgtgtgtgtgtgtgtgtgtttgcgtgtgtgtgtgtgtgcagccaacTCTGACActtcacacactctcacgctGCACAGACAATTCTTACCTCCCTGGGTGGAAGTAGTCAGGGTGTGGGCGCAGTCAGGCTATATCCTTAAATATTAGATTTTAAAACCTtgaggtgtgtgcatgtatgtaagtatgtatgtatgcatgtatgcatgtatgtatgtatgtatgtatgtatgtatgtatgtatgtatgtatgtatgtatgtatgtatgtatgtatttatgtatgcatgtatgtatgtatgtatgtatgtgtgtatgcgtgtatgcgtgtatgcgtgtgtgcgtgtgtgcgtgtgtgcgtgtgtgcgtgtgtgcgtgtgtgcgtgtgtgtgtgtgtgtgtgtgtgtgtgtgtgtgtgtgtgtgtgtgtttgtcgcaCAAGCAGTATAAATGCTATGTTTTCAATTGCTTATTGATAAACTATTTTACTCAAACATTTTTCCAAATAAATGTCTTTGTGTACTTCTACATGTTTCCTTTGGGAGCACATGGGAAAAATACTGTTTGGGAAAAAGGTTGGTGTAGAGCCGTGGATGGAGGCAATACCGTTTGTTgcagaggaagatgatgagggCAACACAGCTGATGGTGGACACGGCGTTGCCCAAGGATGTAATGACTGTCAGGGCCAGCAGGTGGGGCACAGTTCGACTCTCCAGTCGCTGGAAGAGCCCAAAAAGATTTTGCTCAACAATTACATCTCATCAGGgttatccgtctgtctgtctgtgtgtttaaaagACCACATTTTTAAAATTGTCAAATAATTGTTGGATCCAATCTGATTTGGAAATCCAAATGATcttttgttgttatatttttaGTTTAATTATTACTTTCCTGAgtaagtagccgtgtaataagctgGATCATGTACACAGCGAGATGGTCAATATGGTCAATTTTGCTATATTGACCATATATGCTTGATGAAGTGACTTGATCTGCCCCCCTTCAAGACACACAATGATAAAGACAAAGATGCATGCTGTCTCCAAGACAACCTACCACCATTATGGTGAAGTATGTCAGATGGTTGCATTGGCACTCTGTTTTCTTGGCTCCCATGTGTACTGTAACACATCCATCCTCCTTCCAGTTGACCTTCTGTGGATCTACAGCAACACAGGGTTTGTATGAAAGACCGAGGCGGCACATGGTGTATACAGGCAGGCATGAGGTCATGGAGCTTAATGGAGAGGGTTTCTATGGTTACGATTTGATACACACCTGTCTTGGTGTCCCACGAGACACATTTTCGTGAATGGGTTTTCTGAAAATGGAAAGAATATTGGgattcaaaatgcattggttgAAGGTGAAAATATCTTCAGGCTAGAAAAAAAAGTAAGTATTATTAAACTGCGATCTGCATCAAACACAATATCACATTGCAGAAGAGTTTGAACCATTCACAGCATTGGTCTTATTTGGACCAATGGAGAACGCACATGGAGAGCCTTGACAACAAATGGTCAAACTCTTCTgcaatgttttaatgttttatttttatgttttatcgCGGTGATTAATCACTTATATTTGAAAATAGTGGTGCATGACAGAGGCCTTGTTAACAGATTTATTGTCACAAATTCATACTTAAAGGCAAGCTGACATTTAAAAACTGTAGAGATATACTGATCCCTATGTGGATGCACACATGTACCCACACATTCACTTACATTTAAGTCTTCGTGGTGGAAACCAATCCTGATGCGTTCGCTCAGATTAGCGATGACTTCATTCTCAACGGTAATTCCCACCACATCCTCCAGTATTTTCACATCCCTCTTCggctcctaacacacacacacacacacacacacacacacacacacacacacacacacacacacacacacacacacacacacacacacacacacacacacacacacacacacacacacacacacacacacacagacacacacagacgtaatTAACCTGCAATtatttacaaacaaacaaaatatttGTGGGTTCAGTGTGCGGGTACAATAGGTATTTTATCTTTTGGCTCCACGCCTGAGCTTTTACATTCTCAGGAAATACCAAAAAGTTCCAGATCACTAGAGTCCTGTACAGACATGCCCCCTGTCCTACTCCCTCTTAAAGGAACAACCAGGTCATGTTCTCTGACAGAAGGCCATGGGCTGTACCTGGAACAGAGTCTTGTTTCTGAAGAAGGTGCACACCAGCTTGGCTGTCTTCCCGGAGGCTGGTTTCAGAGAGGCGGGGAGGTGGATGGAGGGGAGCGTCTCTGGGTCCGCACCGTCGGGGGCCtcgaggacagagagacagacagcgttACCTTCATGTGACCGTAGGAGGAGGATGACACACTGATGAGCCATGAACAGCA is a genomic window containing:
- the adgrg1 gene encoding adhesion G-protein coupled receptor G1 isoform X2 — encoded protein: METRMTDRSLLTLLLLLVGCSIGSRADDKNFKFCGSWRHGNNTHTLNYDLSPGCKNIAVSANDSSLSVVGQITSQCTKSGSKSLKIDSVALWTEFCVHWEPLKDHLWLELPEQKPHKQKVTLCEPSCTQTCSCLDLSPEGANRPGGVYGIANGSVRGDSPVDKVLTAYVFLGEPINCREEPCDNASQRSNQVKITKGIEMGSHVVGNVDLPKTNATVVEMKENFQGFDFKAPAPDGADPETLPSIHLPASLKPASGKTAKLVCTFFRNKTLFQEPKRDVKILEDVVGITVENEVIANLSERIRIGFHHEDLNKTHSRKCVSWDTKTDPQKVNWKEDGCVTVHMGAKKTECQCNHLTYFTIMVRLESRTVPHLLALTVITSLGNAVSTISCVALIIFLCNKRRAKEQSSPVHLGLAVSLFLLNLLFFFTGTLANVGGEGLCRWVGPGLHYALLSSFTWMAIEVFYTFWMVYMVFSPSPTAYFWYLIGFALPALPVLILVAIGNIYGIMEVVPSDDPSNPYLMCWMRNTPQALLAHYLINISMLVGLVSSGLLMLFLVYWKIRTRNEWRHKKVAFLSIWGLSCLFGTTWGLGFLDFGPLSTFVLFLSCILNSFQGFFLMLRFYVLGWVKRREEGDSTLGSSSLTGSARQQMLQVQENSSKRSQRPHHFTGDERTNRGQDLWFNDAWAFVSPCMSMWLEVV
- the adgrg1 gene encoding adhesion G-protein coupled receptor G1 isoform X1 translates to METRMTDRSLLTLLLLLVGCSIGSRADDKNFKFCGSWRHGNNTHTLNYDLSPGCKNIAVSANDSSLSVVGQITSQCTKSGSKSLKIDSVALWTEFCVHWEPLKDHLWLELPEQKPHKQKVTLCEPSCTQTCSCLDLSPEGANRPGGVYGIANGSVRGDSPVDKVLTAYVFLGEPINCTGEEPCDNASQRSNQVKITKGIEMGSHVVGNVDLPKTNATVVEMKENFQGFDFKAPAPDGADPETLPSIHLPASLKPASGKTAKLVCTFFRNKTLFQEPKRDVKILEDVVGITVENEVIANLSERIRIGFHHEDLNKTHSRKCVSWDTKTDPQKVNWKEDGCVTVHMGAKKTECQCNHLTYFTIMVRLESRTVPHLLALTVITSLGNAVSTISCVALIIFLCNKRRAKEQSSPVHLGLAVSLFLLNLLFFFTGTLANVGGEGLCRWVGPGLHYALLSSFTWMAIEVFYTFWMVYMVFSPSPTAYFWYLIGFALPALPVLILVAIGNIYGIMEVVPSDDPSNPYLMCWMRNTPQALLAHYLINISMLVGLVSSGLLMLFLVYWKIRTRNEWRHKKVAFLSIWGLSCLFGTTWGLGFLDFGPLSTFVLFLSCILNSFQGFFLMLRFYVLGWVKRREEGDSTLGSSSLTGSARQQMLQVQENSSKRSQRPHHFTGDERTNRGQDLWFNDAWAFVSPCMSMWLEVV